The window GAAAAGCTCGGGGTGCGGGAGAGACTGGCACCAAATCAGAAGTGTGAGCCAATCGGAAACCCTTTCCTGCCTCAGTCATTCAAATTGCTTCATAAAAGCAATTCGTTGCGATTGTTTTCAATTACCTGAGGTACTAATTGAAGAGATGAGCATAAATCACCTGTAAAAGCCAAAGCTTACCCGCTGAAAGCAAGTCACCCGCTTTTCAAGGAGTGCGTGTCTCTCTGGTGACAGATGCTGCAAACCCGAGGCTGACTGCGGGCGGGTGCGggatgctgggtgctgggtgctgcccCGAGGCCCACCTGCAATCACTGCCGGGCACTCAGCGCGCACGCGCCCCGCACGTTCACAGCCCCGGAGCTGTTCTTCCTACCTTCTTAACCGGGAACTGAACGACTCTGCGGCTTTGACAAAAAGGTACTCGGAAGGCAtcgaaaacaaacaaacaagccaaatCAAGTCTGAATGGACGTGATTAGAGCAGATTTCGTATTCTTGCAGAATCATGATTAGAGATAAGCCTCCACAAAACGCACACACAAGAAAGACTAAAGCCCTCCTGACATACACCACCAGGCGGAGGGTATGAATAGGATGCAAACACACAGCAAAACGCAAGCTCCTTACTCACCTTGCAAACATTTCAAGGTCTTTGGCAAAAtgttctgaaagagaaaaagatgtgcTTTAGCTATCCTTGCGTCACTCTTTCCAAGGCGGGTGGAGGCACTTTGGGCCACCCCATCCCCAGACCGGGAGCCTTTAGCCGGtcttggttttgtgtttttcGAGCTATCAGCCGTTTTATTCATTGCGACCTCCTCCTCATAATTGTGGTCATTGTGGCCACACCTCCTTCCATGAAACTGGCCCTTAACTTTAAATCTTGCTACAAGTTAGGGCTTGAGAAGATGCTACTTTCCTGGAACTTCAAGCAGATACCAATGTTACAGGCTCAGCTGTCAACTAAACCCTGGCACTGGCAATATACAAATGTTAGAGAGCAATGATCTAAAACTTTAACGTGTAACGATCCAGGCaattaaacacaataaaataaaggtCTTCATGCCCAGTGTTGGgtaatagagaaaacaaaagttcTGCCCATAAAACATCTGGATGTTACAGCCAGGAAGTGTTTCCTGCACAGCGCCGGATGCTAACCCGCCCACCCACACCTTGCTCCCAGGCAAAAGCAACTCTGGGGATTTCTGTACACAGAGGAAGGCCCTGGCTTCATACCACACTGGCGGAAGGTCATCTCTGAGATGGCTGCAATGGTCTGCTTGCTGAACTGCACTTCTTTGTCCGATGCGACATCCTCGCAAAGACAACCGACAGTGTAGTGCACAGCTGCTTTTAGCCTCTGGAGCAAAAAATGAAACACTTCATAGGTCAGGTTGCAAAGAAGAGGTtttcacattttagaaaattaagacCAAGGAGAAGGTCTGCTCTCAATTCCTTGGGCACtttcctaatggctgagtgacTTTTCAAGTGTACTAATAAATTAATGAGGCCCTCTGGAGTGTGACTTGTAGAAACGTTACTTCCTAGTTAATGGTTATGATTTAGGTCAAGTAAAGATAAGGAATTACAGCGGCAGGTCGGCAGGGAGAAAAGTCAGACTTGCACTTAGAAAgaatagaatcaaaaaaaaaaaaaaaaaaaaaagaaagaatagaatctGCACGACTTTACTCAGCTACTCCATAAATACGTACCCATTCCCGCTGAGTAAAGGCATATGCTAGGTGTTTCAGGAACAATGAACAACCAGACAAAGGTGAATCTAGTGAAATGCAAAAGGATCCCATCCTTCTGCTCTAAGTCTCTGCCAGACCCAGGCCTGCATGTGACAAAGGACAAATGCTTAGGGCCATGTTGGGAAAGGCCTGTGAGGGCACATCGGACCCTCCTTGGATTTGCTGGCTTGCTAGCCCACCTCCCCAGGACCCTCACTGCTCCTCAGCAACCCTTTCAGATACTGAAGAACATATCTTTCCCATGCAGAGGAGGAGCAAAGGAGTAAAACAAAGCCAAGCCAGGATCTCATGTCCACAAACTTCTTGCACCCTTGGCTGTGTTCCTTCTCCGTGCTGGAGACAGAACTGAACCGGACAGGGGGACAGCTGTACCCCAAACAGCATAAGCTCTCTCAGCAAGTGTTCACAGCTGAGACAGGATGAGGAGGAACTGCAGAAACACAGGTCCAGGACCCCAGGGTAGAGGCCAGGCAGATAAGCAAGGGCAATTACCTTCCTTAGTTTCAGAAACCAAAAGACCGATGGTGGGAGGAGACAAAAGGACCATCACCCTGGGAGGAATATGGCCTGCCACCATCATCTTTTTTAGGTACCAGTAGCAGTGTCCTTAGAGGAACGGGACAGGGAGCCTCTCAGGAAGTTTTCTGACCCTCCTCCTACATGCCTCCTGGGCAGGGCCAAGTGCCTTTTCAATACCACAGATGACACCGCACTTAAAGGCTAACTCCCTAGACCCTACATTCCCCAGGGGCAGGACCCTGTCAGTTGTGTTCCCTACTCTGGGCCAAGAACAGCTGCTTGAATGGGTGGTGGGATCCTCAACCTGCTCACCGATTTCTCAGCCCATCTTTGGAGCCTTACTCATCTCTTCAGCCAGCAGGTACTGGGGGCTgagaatatttaaaggaaaagcaCAGCACAGCCCGGCTCTCAGGGTTTCTCTCCCACTACACCTTTGCCATCAGTGGATGCTTTAAAACCACCAGTGTCGGAAAGACAGAGAGAACTGTCCCAGGGCAGATCAAAGGGACGGGATTACTAAATGAAAGTTATGACCCCTGCCTGGACcctggaggaaagaaaacagatcagGAGAAACCGCTTTGGGACAACTGGGGAAGTGTGCGTATGGACGGATCATTCATTAGACACCAGGATTCACCGCATTAAACTTCCTGAGTGTGCTATTTGAGGTTGTGTAGGAGGATCCTCGTCGTCGGGGGAGGCACACCAGAGCAGTCAAACCTAACGGGAAGGTGTCAAGGTACCTGCAACTAAATCTGAAATGATTCggaagaaagagagcagaggaaaTACTGCAAAGGTTAACAGCTGGTGAATCCGGGTGTGGAGCTGCGGCCTCGGACTGCGCTGTGCTTCCCCAATACGGGAGGCCGCGAACGAAGGGCTTCCAAAGCCTAACACCGGCGGGAGGGCTCTGGTGCCCTGGGCTCGCCCCCGGTTCCCCCCGTTACAGGGTCCGCTCTCGCGGCTCTGCCCCGTGTGCTCCCCGGGGCCGCCCGCGACCGTCACGTGCCCGGGAGGAGGCCAGCATCAGCCCCACCCCATGCcgcctgcggggggcggggctgcgggcgggggcggggctgcggggaggggtgggggcggggctgcggggcgggggcggggctgcggggaggggtgggggcggggctgcggggcgggggcggggctgcggggagggtgggggcggggctgcggggggcggggtgcgcggggcggggtgggggcggggccgcgggaggggcggggtgcgcggggcggggctgcggggagggggcgggattCACGCGGGGAGGAGCCCGCTGCGCACGCGCGCTCCAGGACCGCCCCGCCCGTCACGGCGGCCACGCGCCGGGCCCGCGCCAAGTGCGTGGTCTGGAGCGTGTCCCGGGGCGCAGACTCCACGCGCAGCACAGCCGCGTCCGAGCCCGGAGACCGCGgccgccccccgcagcccgcccccagCCGCCCGACGGCGACCCCGTCACCGTGGAGACCGCCTCCCAGCACCCCCCGCGGCAGCCGCACAGGCGCAGGCGGGTCGAGCGCGCGCTCCGGCCCGGGGGACGCGCCCCGAGGAGCGCCCGGGCGAGGCCTGAGGCCCCTCCGTCCGCGGGAGCTGGACGCCGTCCTCCCCCCGCGCGGCCTGGCCGGGACCCGGCGTTCCTGTACCTGCTGGTGGGAGAATCGCTCCTGCTCCTCGGCCCCCTCGTCGTCCTCCATGACAGCGGCCCGACGAGGCCGGCGCGCCACGGCAGAGGGAGGCGGCGGCCGGGAGGAGCCCCTCGGATTTCCCGCCGCCGCGCCGGGAGACGGGCCGCGCGAGGGGACAAACCGCGaagcgccccgccccccgccgcccgcagcGCGCCCTCTGGCGGCCGCTCTAGGAAGCTCCTTCGCGgtccgggcggggcggggcgggcggcgcctCGGGCTCCAGCGGGACCACGCGGGTCCACGCGGGCTCGGCGCCTCCGTCACGGCGCAGGCCCGGGGACGCCGAGTTACCGAgccgcccggccccgcagccGCACCGCAGCGGCCCCCACCTCAAAGGACTTGTTGAGGGCGTTCCGCCCGAGGTGCCTCtgagtttttacttttaaagaacttatttacCATTCATGGAGCagcaggctgcacgcagggagcccgacgcgggactcgatcccgggacccgggtcacgccctgggccgcaggcggcgccgAACCGCCGAGCCCCGGGCGCGCAGGGCCTGACCCGGTCTCCGGCCAAGTCACGGTCTGGGGACGGGCCCCACGTCGGGCCCCACATGTGCGCCGTCGGCTTCAgatcctgtccctctgcccacccGCCCGCTCGGAAAAAAGGTGGAAAAACTGATGTGCACGTGTTCACGCTGGTGCACGTACGTGTGCGTCCGCGTGCAGAAGGCCGCGGCCTCCCCCGGGCGTTACTCCAGGGGCCTGGAAGAGTCCGCGGAGGAGCGTCTGGAGCCGAGTGACCGCATCGCGGAAAACGGCCCAATTGCGAGGGAGCGATTTCGCCCCGCGGAGGAGCCACACGACGCGGCTGGAGGCGACCCTTGTGCACACCGAGCTCGGCCCGGTTGGGACCTCAGCGGCCGCCGCGGGGAGGTAGGTGCCCCGCGCGACAGGCGAGGGAACAAGGCCCCGAGGGGAGAGCGCTCTGCCCGAGTCCCGCGTGCCCAGACCCCGTGGGCAGCCAGGCTTCTGAGCCGCGGCCTCGCCATAAACGGGCCGCGGACGTCCGGGGCTCACTGGGTCCTTCTCCGCGGCCCCAGACTGGGCACCGTGAGCGCGTAGTTCAGTAGGAGTCATCACTTGTTTGCTCAGAATGGCGCTGTGAAATGCTGATTCAAAAAACCTGCATTGGCTGTCGTGTAGATTCTACAGGGTCACAGAGTCCGGGCCTCCCGTCTTCTCTCCCCACGGATGCGAGGCCCCCGGCACAGcgcttggcacatggtaggtgtgcAGTAGGTGTGCCAGGGGCCGAGGAAAGACGTGAATTGGACACGTGGAGCGGTCAGACAGTCTAGTGGTTGAGAGCACAGACCCGCGCGGGGTTGCCGAGGTTCTGGTTCCAGGGCTCAGGAGCTccgtgacctcaggcaagttacttccCGCCCCCGGGCTTCATGTACAAATGGGGGACGTCGCCAGGGCCTGCTGCAGAGGGTGTCATGCTAAAGGAGTTCACTTAGAGCAGTGCCCGGTGCACCGACTTGAATTCCTGTACTGCGGCCCAGGAAGACTCCCAGAGCAGGCCCGAGCGCCTGACGTCTCCGTGTAATGAGTGGTCTTTCTCCAGGGGAGCCCGTGTGACGATCACATTCCTCAAAAAATCCGGTCAGTATCTGCGGGCCCACACGCTCCCCGCATCCTCTGCCATCTAGAGGTCACGTCTAACCCTCCCCCCGTTGAAGCGGAGGTGCTAATGACGTGCTTGTGCCTGCTGCACTGTGGCTGACCTGCGGCTGGCTGGCGCCCAGGCTACGGCTTCCAGGGCGGTGTCCTGTCTGCTGTTAGCAGGATCCCTCACCTCTGGGCGGGCCCCGTGTAAGAGGCCAGCCCAGCCCGaggctgccatgctgtgaggcAGCCCAGCGCCACTTGAGGCCACGTGTGCCTTTCTCCGCCCTCGCTGAGGTCCCAGCCAGCGGCCGGCAGTGACCACCAGAGTCATGAAGAGGCCAGACTCCTCCAAATGACCCCAGCCACGGAGTGGCCCGGACACTGTGGAACAGAGACAGGCTGTGTCCCCGGGCCCTTCCAGGTCCTAACCCACAGAACTAGGACACTACTACTGATGGCTCTTACCTGTGCTTAGGCTGGTCTGTTACACAGCACTCGGTAGTACCTGGGACAACATAGAGGATTTCTAGACGGCACAAACGTGCTAACCATCCCGaaggcctctgctcctcccaaagGGATGGACTCCGCGTGTCAGAGAATGCGTACCACTTGCCCATCCCCCGCCTCAGGTCTCCTTGCCGAGAAATCCTGTCTACTCGCTTGTCTGATCCAGCGGTCTTTATAACCAACCTGTGTCCCTAATAAAGCAGGAGTTGTGGCTGAAGACGAAGGGGCCTGGGATTTCTGCACAGGGAGGCCCTTTGCTGGACTAGCCACCAGACTGTCCCTGCGTGCTCAGGTTGGCAGGGACAGACTTGGCCAGGGCCAGAAGTCCCACTTTCCACACGAGCTGGGTAAGAAATGGTGAACCCTGAATAGTCGTCACTGGTCGGGCACTCATTTCCTCCTCAGAACAGCTCATCACCCCCTTCACGTGGATGAGAACAGACACGAGCACCTGGGCTCAGTAACACGGAGCGCAGCGAGTTCCTGGCGGGACAGAATAGGGACCTGGGCTCCTACCCGGGAAGCTGGGCAGCCCATACTAGAGCCCGTACAGGTTTTTACTGATCTTtcaagccagtcacagaaggtaAAATTCAAAAGCACAGGAGCCTCTATAGTAAAACCAGTTTCCCCACCAAGGACGTCGGCAGAGAACCAGATTCCTATGCCCTTGCTGTGTGCCAGCTACTGTGCCAAGTAGTTTATCCATAATCCCATTTGTTGTCCCAATAACCCAAGGAAGTGATTTTTAACCCCACTTTGAAGATGTAGAAATGGCAAGGTGGAGGACTCGGGTGACTTACCTGTGGGGACAATGCCGGTTAGCAGAGCGGTGTACCCTCCGGTGTCCCGGCTCACCTGTGCACTGACGCCCCTCCGTCTGTGCTCTAGCACTTCCTGTGGGTGAGTGGCCAACGTGGCGTCGCGCAGTGTGGGGCCACACCCACACACCCCGCCATGCAGCACACAGGGGAGCCCCACCAGGAACCTTCTGAGGACTGGTTTGCAGAGTGAGCTCCCCACTGGGTGCTGAGAAGTAATTTGGTTTCTGACTCTCAGAAATCCCACTGCTTCAGGGACAGGTACACCTGACGTGGTCGTAATAATGCCACATACAGGAGCTTATCATGCGCCAGGCACGGGCCTATTCTTACTCCGCGAATCCTCAAAGTAGCCTTGAGGAGACGGTACCATTATTgtcttttacaaatgagaaaactcagAGCAGAGATagtaaataatttgcccaagtcCAACAGCCAGTAGGTGAAGGGCCTGGATCTAAAGCTTCACGGCTTCTGGAGGGTGAGCAGGGGCTTCTACTGCAGGTGATCATTAGGATTTCAGACACTCTTGTGGACAGTCCAGCCTCACATTCTGTCCCCAACCCCTCACCAGTGTTTCTCTGAGGGAACTCGCTCTCCATCCTAGGAACGCCTGTCTGCCTCGAGCAAGTGGTCACCAGTCACCTGTGAGAGAAGCTGCATCGAGTGGTTCTTCCCCCTTACAAAAGAGCCCTGTCCTGGGCAGTGACTCAGCACCTCTTAGACTTgcaggtggggcggggaggggtgctGGCCCTGTCTGGCTAAGTAGTCACATCCAGGCTGAGAGCttcaaacatttaatgaaaacatttaatgaaaaggGTCGCCTCCCATGATAGCTCTGTGAGCCCCTGCGCTTTTCTGaaagaggtcagaggtcagatTCCGCACCAGCTGTCAAAACAAGGAAGCCCTTTGCTCTATTCTAGGGTACTCTCAGGGCTTTCTAAAGCATTCCAGAGAAATCTTCCTGGAGTTAGGCTGCTGGAATGAAACAATTACACTGGCATCAGGCCACAGAACACTACGAAGTATGCTGGCAGGAACTTTTGTCCTTGAGTAAATAAGATAAAGTCGATAGGCCAGATTCGAGGAGGCTTGGTTGCTAAAAATCCCACCCCAAACCCAAGCACCTGGCTCAGGGCCAAAGAGAAAGAGGTGGGCACCCTGAGCCCACCATGTCGTGTAGTAGTATCAAGTGTGACAACACAAAAGGCATGAGGACTGTCATCAGTGCACGTCCATGGACCCAGTGCCCAACCTGGGAACACATTCGGGTCCCCTGTATCCCCTTCTCGTCCTTTCCCACACAGTTAATCAGGATCCTAACTTTGTTGTGTTTCTTGTATTATTCTGGAGTCTTCTTTTGGAGAAAACGCAGAGGAAAAAGTGAACAAGGCTCAAAGGAAACAGACTCCAATGTGATGAAACCTGCTGCAAACCTTCCTGCCGGGGGTGAGGACGGCTCACCGTGGCCAATGTGAGACTACTGAAGTCTAGAGAAGACGGTAAGTAGAATGTACCTTTTATTAAGTGGAGAATGGGAAATCTATTACATGATACGAAGATTCCAGTTTGAGAAAATCCCACAGCAACCCTTCCCATCTATGCGTGCTTCTATCAGGGGAAATTGCCCTGCCTCCCTAATCACAGGGGACACGTGGAAAACTGCTGCTGGGAGCTGATTCATGATTCACGCTGGTGTGCACGCGGGCACCTCCTGCTCGGCCCCAAGGGGCCAGGCCAGAGGGCACGGTGCTGCTCACCCAGCTACTTTACAAGTAAGTAAACTCACATTAACTTTTTCAGGAGTCTCTTATGAGAGACCACTTTAAAAGGTCTGAGCAGAAAGTAGGGCAGAGGGCTGTGTAAGCAGTGGCAAGTGGAATGTCCCAGTCTAGGGAATCGTGGCGGGTAACCAGTCTGGTCAGGCATTGTATGAAGAGGACGACACGCTGCCACCGTGGCCTGTCCAATTGGTGTGGATAAACTGTCCAGGTTTGGCTAAGAGTTCGTAAGTGTGAGCCCCAAAGTAATCCCGCTGAGCCTGGAAAACAAGAAATTGGGTTGGTTGGAGTAATATGTGGACACGCCACCCTCGGCACCAGCCAGGTCGATGTTTGGCACCTACTCCGAGAGCTCACCTGGATGAGGTTGGCCGGTAGCATCTCGTGTCTGTATCCATCATAGAAGGAAAGGGCGGTGGTGAAGCAGGGCATGGGGACACCCGCCTGGACTCCGGTGCTCACTGCCCGCCGCCACGAGTCCTGAGCAAACACAAGCCACAGACAGAGAAGATAACCACTCCCAGTCAAAGCAACAGAATTCCATGTGCATCGACGCCCGTTAAGTGAAACACAAAACCCGCTGAGACGGTTCCCACCACCCAGCGGGGGGCTACCTACCTGGCAGTTTTCAACCGCTGACTTGAAAAAGTCATCAAGTAGTAGATTCTGAAGTTGTGGGTTCCGATCAAACGCATCCTTTATCTTTCCCAGGAACACGCTGAAATTAGGAGGGAAGAAATGAACGAACGTTAGCCTCAGCACGCTGAATGCCAGCAGAGCAGGGAGAGAAGTCAGGAACAGACACACGCCCTAGCGGGGTACAAGCTTGCTCTCCTCATCCCTTTAAGCCAGCTGCTGGCTCACTGAAGAGTGCCAGAGTCCCAAGAGGCGAGGCCAGAGGGCACGATGGTTCTCACAGGACCACTTTAAAGGGTGTAGCGCAGACAATCTGGTTTAACAGCTGACATACGGCATAAAGGCGGGATGTGACCATGTAAACCAGTCCCAGGGAAACTGTCCACACAGGCGCAGAGACCACCACTCTCTGTGCCCCCCGCACTCACCTCCTGATGATGCAGCCCCCTCTCCACATCAGGGCGATGGCACCATAGTTGAGGGTCCAGCCAAATTCTGTAGCTGCCTGTCTCAGCAGCATAAAGCCTTGCGCGTACGAGATGATCTTGGAAGCATAGAGGGCCTAAAGAACCACGGCCGTCAGAGTGAGAGCCAGCCACGTGCCTCCCGCCCGCGGTGCAGGTCCTAGCATGGACAGGGGTAACCGGGCGGGGCTGGACTCTGCTgcccccacctgggcctcccacGTCCTCCCACCCCACTGCCTCCCGAAGCACCAACAAGCACCACTGCCAGGGACTGGGCCCCACCTTCCGAATATCTTCCAGGAATGCTTTCTTATCACCTTCAAACTGCATCTTCTGGGGACCCTTCAGCTTTTTGCTAGCCTGAATCCTTTCATCCTTCAGAGATGATAAGCATCGAGCAAAAACCGCTTCTCCTGCGCAGGGGAGGGGATAACATTACCAAAGTTCACACAGAAAACCGGAGGGAAAAGAGTACACATAAGCCAGAGAGGGTgaggaaaactagaaaaggaGCTGGATTTCCAGCAGTGCAAAGAGCTGAAGTCTCAACCTTGGGCCACAACATCTAACCTGGTGCAGAACACTTTTAAGCTTAAAAAAGGTTTTGAATTTTGAGAAAGCTCTAGACAATTTGAGAACTACAAGTCCAAACAAGTCAATCTTCCAACATAAATACAGGTATCAACCACAAAGATCAACACAACATTCAGAAGGGGAATTggaagtgcctggctggctcaggcggtgcgactcttgatctcagggttgtaagttcaagttcGAGTCACAACACAGGTGAAACCACTATTACTCAGAATTTGTCCATTGGTCCatatataaagtttcagtttcacttgagagaaatttaattttaattttttttaaagattttatttattcatcagagagagagagagaggcagagacacaggcagagggagaagcaggctctatgcagggagcccgacacaggactcgatctcgggtctccaggatcacaccctgggctgaaagcggcactaaaccgttggaccacctgggctgcccgagaaatttaatttttatttttttttttaattttttttttttttttttttttatttatgatagtcatacagagagaaagagagagaggcagagacacaggcagagggagaagcaggctccatgcaccgggagcccgatgtgggattcgatcccgggtctccaggatcgcgccctgggccaaaggcaggcgccaaaccgctgcgccacccagggatcccgaaatttaatttttaaatgttcaaactCTCTTCCTTAGAAGCACTCACTACCCCTCGAAAACTAGTTACCGTCAGGCTGCCTTGGGATTGGGCTGGACGCTCGGCTACGGTTGCACTGCCTGGACATGGGGCCCATCTGAAACGAGTACTGAGGAATAGCACAGGCTCACCCCACAAAAACTCCACGTGTAATTGTTAAAATTTAGTTTCTAGTACATCCATCAGCACCACGATTTTACTTGAATAAATGACATCATGATACGGTATTTTAGTATCAAGACATTTACCATCTTCAACAATTAGCCCTTATAGAAGACTCCTGCTCCGCTGACAATTTATATAATTAGGATAAATTACTCGAAATATTCCTTCCCCCACAGACAAAATGAAGTCAAATCTCTGGTCTTTGTTTTCAAGGAAAAGAACCAGCCCTACACCTGACCACCCTGCCCAAACTCCAAGCACCCCACGAGCAGGCATCGCTCATCTTGGGGCAGCACCCCTGCCGTGCCAGCAGCGCACACACACGGTGGCTGGGTGCTGGAGGGGGACTCAGCGCGGGAGGGCGGAAGCCTCTGGGTAACAGCTGGCGCAAGGAGGCCAGCGTGGCGCAACACTCGGTGTTACCCAAGGATCAGCCCGAGACTCACTTCCCCCTTAGTTCCCCAAATGAGAATGGCACCGAGCAGGGAGTAGGCCTGGCCCGCCTTCCACTGGCAGAAGGGGACCAAGTCTCTCAAGCGAGAGGAACCTACAGTACTCCTGTTGGGGTCCACGATGAAGAAACCGTCCCCCGCTGTCGTCCCCGAGGTCCCTGCCCAGGGCGGCACCCAGCAACTAGCAAAAAAAAGTGACTGCTTCCTTCTGCAGAGCTGGCTATGCAACCAACTTGTCCTCAGGGCACCTCCCAGCACTGTCCCTGGTCACGGGGAGCCATAGTTCTACCAAATGAAAAGGAGGGGGGAGACGAGGGAGGGAAAGGCCGCCCGTGAGCggatgagcagaggggagaatgTTTTACTGGAGGGGGAGCAACGATTAGCCCTTCATTCAGCATGCTCGCCACCTTGTTTTATTCTCCATTTTCAATCTTGCCAGAAGTGTACCTATCTTATTCTTAAAGGACTAACTCGTAGTTTTATTAATTCTCTTATTATTTGTTCTCTGTGGGTTTCTGCTTTCTAGAATTTCCTTTCCCCTGTATCTTGAGTCTGATGCTTAGCTCACTGCTATTAAACAAACATCATGcatgaaaaagaaacacatgaatGGCCAGAATGGTGGATTTTTGTtctaaagggagagggagggaaagagggagggagggaatatAAAGGACCTGAAATGTATAAGTaatactctctttttaaaaaaatatctgggggaagggcgcttggctggctcagtaggaagagcaggtgactcttgacctcagaatcatgacttcaagccccatgctaggcagagattacttaaaaataaataaaccttaaataagataaagtaaTAAATATCAGGGGAAGGGGGACACCTCAGCagaacatttataataaatgctGAGTACATAAGCTTATGTCATTTGGTAAACTTGTGTATGAAAAATTTCGTACGGTGACCTTCCCCCTTAGAAAGTCATGGGGGTCACCAGCCACTGTTCAGTCACTCAGACAAAAGCAACCCCGAAGGTCGAACTGGGTAGGAAAGCCAGGCACTCCCACGTGCATCTCAAAGCcacaggagggagagaagagattCAAGGGCGTCAGCCTCTTGCGCTGGAGCAGAAGGCACCGGAGGCCGCCCACGTTCCCCCCGAAGACCCGCTCCCTAGTAGTCAGGCTACCCCCATCTTCCAGGACAGCGAGAGCAAAACCAGTGAGACGAGAGGCTTCAGCGGAAGCCAGGCCGCACGTTACCGATGAGGGTGACGGGAACGCCGTACTCCAGGGCTGAGATGGCAGTCCACTTCCCCGTGCCCTTCTGCCCTGCGCTGTCCCTGATCTTGGGCAGCAGGTGTTGGCCATCACTGTCTCGGAACTTGAGAATATTGGCGGTGATCTCAATGAGGAACGAGTCGAGCTCCGTCTTATTCCATTCCTCAAATGCCTAGTGCGGGACGCGAGAGGAAACCGGGTGAGAGAAAGCAGGGGCTGCCCAGAGGCTCCCTTCCCTGGCTCACCGCCTTCCTCTGCGAATACAGACCCACGCGCTCCATCTGCTCTGCCCCGAGGCTCCAGGGCTCTAAGTGCGTGCGAGCGCTGCCTCCCGAGCTGAGTTTTCTGCTCACCACCAGTCAGCGGTGTGTGAGGTGTTATGTAAGGTACGTGACTTCAGGTGGTCATGCCGGTGACTGCCAGCACCTGCCAGCACGTTCTTCCCACAGAGCCAA is drawn from Vulpes lagopus strain Blue_001 chromosome 8, ASM1834538v1, whole genome shotgun sequence and contains these coding sequences:
- the PGD gene encoding 6-phosphogluconate dehydrogenase, decarboxylating, which translates into the protein MAEADVALIGLAVMGQNLILNMNDHGFVVCAFNRTISKVDDFLANEAKGTKVVGAHSLEEMVSKLKKPRRIILLVKAGQAVDDFISKLVPLLNTGDIIIDGGNSEYRDTTRRCRDLKAKGILFVGSGVSGGEEGARYGPSLMPGGDKEAWPHIKTIFQGIAAKVGSGEPCCDWVGDEGAGHFVKMVHNGIEYGDMQLICEAYHLMRDVLGMEHNGMAEAFEEWNKTELDSFLIEITANILKFRDSDGQHLLPKIRDSAGQKGTGKWTAISALEYGVPVTLIGEAVFARCLSSLKDERIQASKKLKGPQKMQFEGDKKAFLEDIRKALYASKIISYAQGFMLLRQAATEFGWTLNYGAIALMWRGGCIIRSVFLGKIKDAFDRNPQLQNLLLDDFFKSAVENCQDSWRRAVSTGVQAGVPMPCFTTALSFYDGYRHEMLPANLIQAQRDYFGAHTYELLAKPGQFIHTNWTGHGGSVSSSSYNA